A single Musa acuminata AAA Group cultivar baxijiao chromosome BXJ2-1, Cavendish_Baxijiao_AAA, whole genome shotgun sequence DNA region contains:
- the LOC135598121 gene encoding protein RALF-like 33 has protein sequence MARSSAAPSLMSLGLLLVLLSAAAAAAASGDELSLGWIPVRSGCSGSVAECVAGEEFELGSEVTRRILARSYYISYAALRRDSVPCSRRGASYYNCRPGARANPYSRSCSAITRCRR, from the coding sequence ATGGCGAGATCTTCGGCAGCTCCTTCTCTCATGTCTCTCGGCCTCCTCCTGGTCCTCCTCtcggcggcagccgcagccgctgcgTCGGGGGACGAGCTCTCCCTGGGGTGGATCCCCGTTCGATCCGGCTGCAGTGGGAGCGTGGCGGAGTGCGTGGCAGGGGAGGAGTTCGAGCTAGGGTCGGAGGTGACCCGCCgcatcctcgcccgctcctactaCATCAGCTACGCCGCTCTCAGGCGCGACAGCGTGCCCTGCTCCCGCCGCGGGGCCTCCTACTACAACTGCCGCCCCGGCGCCCGCGCCAACCCCTACTCCCGCAGCTGCTCCGCCATCACCCGCTGCCGGCGGTGA
- the LOC135580919 gene encoding uncharacterized protein LOC135580919: MALRLFPGASKTILQVDSSLNSKSLLWRVPEEPQRLISSGAFQKQFLHVKASQNTSSLTTNADINKKNATATLRKKNVYKSTFPSGFQTLVEEVCDQTDVAELKLKVGDFEMLLKRDTGNSKAPISVSAPIESPTTAPPIPSKPMVETISSPSPVAEQESAAATFGSFTNTSAAKTSKLAALDASGQNAYVLVSSSTVGLFQRGRTLKEKRQPPSCKEGDIIKEGQIIGFLDQFGNELPVRSDVAGEVLKIIYEDGEAVGYGDPLVAVLPSFHGIK, from the exons ATGGCTCTTCGATTGTTCCCAG GTGCTTCTAAGACAATTTTGCAAGTGGACTCTTCACTTAATTCGAAATCTTTATTATGGAGAGTTCCTGAAGAACCTCAAAGACTCATCTCCTCAGGGGCATTCCAAAAACAATTTCTGCATGTAAAGGCCTCACAAAATACATCATCCTTGACTACTAATG CTGATATAAATAAGAAGAATGCAACTGCAACATTGCGGAAGAAAAATGTTTACAAGTCAACATTTCCTAGTGGATTTCAG ACGCTGGTTGAGGAGGTATGTGACCAGACAGATGTTGCAGAGCTCAAACTAAAG GTTGGTGATTTTGAAATGCTTCTGAAAAGAGACACAGGAAATTCAAAGGCTCCAATTTCAGTTTCAGCTCCTATTGAGTCACCTACTACTGCACCACCAATTCCAAGCAAGCCAATGGTGGAAACTATTTCTTCTCCCTCTCCTGTTGCGGAACAGGAATCTGCTGCAGCAACCTTCGGTTCATTTACCAACACCTCTGCAGCAAAGACATCGAAGTTGGCTGCTTTGGATGCTTCTGGACAGAATGCATATGTTCTAGTATCATCATCTACG GTTGGTTTATTTCAAAGAGGAAGAACATTGAAAGAGAAAAGACAGCCTCCTAGCTGTAAAGAG GGTGACATCATCAAAGAAGGGCAAATCATCGGTTTCTTGGATCAATTTGGAAATGAACTTCCTGTTAGA TCAGATGTTGCTGGAGAAGTATTAAAGATAATCTACGAGGATGGAG AAGCTGTTGGCTATGGTGACCCACTTGTTGCCGTTCTGCCATCATTCCATGGGATAAAGTGA